The following are encoded in a window of Camarhynchus parvulus chromosome 1A, STF_HiC, whole genome shotgun sequence genomic DNA:
- the NOBOX gene encoding homeobox protein NOBOX, whose protein sequence is MLLNTEHLVVDADAVGDHGAESSVLPAFSGTVRQEIVEGNLGIEDRNSSVKEVEEDGGCSTLQATGSSSKGSVVLDSQHDFALVCEQPLDFCGDTKVGLAQDPTGQSESQEHSESYCPAEIEKEVKKGKTKQASSGVVAGAACRQEEIGPAPHQSKGAPASTAAQNSYESSSVLESRGSCDVAKGKKSLPVKKKPRTFYSAEQLEELEKMFQEDHYPDNEKRREIAAMVGVTPQRILVWFQNRRAKWRKLQKLSIKGDRKYPASSALSVPFGSESYGALPLPVPPLPDTAGDQPDMLGGDPGAENSSSLLSTHPASPTSTSAFSVVGMLAPCEAQAQTKALPQLHFNPSSVECFPNLPSPPPIRRASLPLSLAFDPHSHIVPLMLDTPSSECSLASQENGSTESFSHSDQNQGFSSPASCPCLEQLEPAGNLEATYCQYSSQGGIYQLSQLCHQGHLASNMFSSDHLPPPTPLESHPAFPDLPGNSGAITYGATRGYVQNHTGGPVIPQQPSDNSANIPAYPAVPWSDFYMQGAPFSNRLHSQMPFSSMAGGPYFAEPYLLQVPNGTVLEFMPQSGRQKGVTPPEQSSFQSYQTEAELAALAEKEDLERSSKKGETGW, encoded by the exons ATGCTGCTGAATACAGAGCACCTTGTGGTGGATGCTGATGCTGTTGGTGACCATGGTGCAGAGAGCAGTGTGCTACCTGCATTCTCAGGCACAGTTAGACAAGAAATAGTTGAGGGCAACTTGGGAATAGAAGACAGGAATAGCTCTGTAAAGGAGGTGGAAGAAGATGGGGGATGCAGCACCCTGCAGGCAACTGGGTCATCTTCCAAAGGCTCTGTTGTCCTTGATAGCCAGCACGACTTTGCCTTGGTGTGTGAGCAACCATTGGATTTCTGCGGTGACACGAAGGTTGGATTAGCACAGGACCCCACAGGTCAGTCAGAGTCACAAGAGCACTCTGAGAGTTACTGCCCTGCTGAGATTGAAAAGGaggtgaagaaaggaaaaactaaGCAAGCATCCAGTGGAGTagtggctggagctgcctgcaggcaggaggagatcGGCCCGGCCCCTCACCAATCCAAAGGTGctccagccagcactgcagctcagaATTCCTATGAGAGCTCTTCAGTCCTGGAGTCCAGAGGCAGCTGTGATGtggccaagggaaaaaaatccttaccTGTCAAGAAGAAACCCCGCACCTTCTATAGTGCAG AGCAGCTAGAAGAGCTGGAGAAGATGTTCCAGGAAGACCACTATCCTGACAATGAGAAGAGGAGAGAGATTGCAGCTATGGTTGGTGTGACACCACAGCGTATCCTG gTCTGGTTTCAGAATCGCAGGGCAAAGTGGAGGAAGTTGCAGAAGTTGAGCATAAAAGGCGACAGAAAATATCCAGCATCATCAGCTCTGTCAGTCCCCTTTGGATCAGAGAGCTATGG ggCACTTCCTCTGCCCGTGCCTCCGTTGCCTGACACTGCTGGAGACCAGCCTGACATGCTGGGAGGAGACCCTGGAGCTGAGAACTCCTCCAGCCTGCTCAGCACACACCCTGCATCACCCACCTCTACCTCAG CCTTCTCGGTGGTAGGAATGTTGGCACCCTGTGAAGCACAAGCTCAGACCAAGGCGCTGCCGCAGCTGCACTTCAATCCCAGCAGCGTGGAGTGCTTCCCGAAtcttcccagccctcctcccaTCCGCCGGGCCAGCCTGCCGCTCAGCCTGGCCTTCGACCCCCACAGCCACATTGTTCCCCTGATGCTGGACACACCCAGCAGTGAATGCAGCTTGGCCAGTCAGGAAAATGGCTCCACAGAATCCTTCTCTCACAGCGACCAAAATCAAGG cttcagTTCACCAGCTTCCTGCCCTtgtctggagcagctggagcctgcAGGCAACCTGGAGGCCACCTACTGTCAGTACAGCAGCCAGGGGGGAATCTATCAGCTCTCCCAGTTGTGTCACCAAGGTCACCTGGCCAGCAATATGTTCTCCAGTGACCACCTTCCTCCTCCAACACCCCTGGAGTCCCATCCAGCTTTCCCTGACTTACCTGGCAACAGTGGAGCCATAACCTACGGAGCCACACGAGGCTATGTACAAAACCACACGGGAGGACCAGTCATACCACAGCAGCCAAGTGACAATTCAG CGAATATCCCTGCCtatccagctgtgccctggagtGATTTCTACATGCAGGGAGCTCCTTTCTCCAATCGGTTGCATTCCCAAATGCCTTTTTCTAGCATGGCAGGAGGGCCGTACTTCGCAGAGCCATATCTCCTTCAAGTGCCCAACGGAACAGTACTGGAATTCATGCCACAGTCTGGAAGACAAAAGGGAGTGACACCACCAGAGCAAAGTTCCTTCCAGAGCTACCAAACAGAGGCAGAGTTGGCAGCACTCGCTGAAAAAGAGGACTTAGAGAGGAGCAGCAAGAAAGGAGAGACTGGTTGGTAA